A window of the Parvularcula bermudensis HTCC2503 genome harbors these coding sequences:
- a CDS encoding glycosyltransferase family 2 protein: MTTERPTLTLVIPAHNEAEGLGHLVDALDHTLRHVTDYELLVVDDGSTDNTAGVLRSLREAWPHLRYVILSRNFGHQAAVRAGLSRARGRAVIVMDADMQHPPSVLIEMISAWRSGADVVHAVRRYGATIPLFKRLTSGLYYRLLNLISDARLETGAADFYLLDERVVQDLNALTEQHLFLRGVIPSLGYRRRTVPFTAGDRSTGQSSYSLKKMLRLARDGVLSTSVKPLRIGVLLSSLVGGAAALYAAYALLVALRGEALPGWTSIILVVSVIGAMQLLTLGIIGEYLGRVLAEARGRPSFLIADDSLDADRHVAALSDEPSGREDGPFRVEDGS; the protein is encoded by the coding sequence ATGACCACCGAACGCCCGACCCTGACCCTCGTCATCCCCGCCCACAACGAAGCGGAGGGGCTCGGGCATCTCGTCGATGCCCTCGATCATACGCTGCGCCATGTCACCGATTACGAGCTTCTCGTCGTCGACGATGGGAGTACGGATAACACGGCCGGCGTCTTACGCAGTCTTCGCGAAGCGTGGCCGCATCTTCGCTACGTCATCCTGTCGCGCAATTTCGGTCACCAGGCCGCCGTGAGAGCGGGGTTGAGCCGCGCCAGGGGCCGGGCCGTGATCGTGATGGACGCCGATATGCAACATCCGCCATCGGTCCTTATCGAGATGATTTCGGCGTGGCGCAGCGGCGCGGACGTCGTCCATGCGGTGCGCCGATATGGGGCAACCATCCCCCTTTTCAAACGCCTGACCTCGGGGCTCTATTACCGCCTCCTCAATCTGATCAGCGATGCTCGATTGGAAACGGGGGCGGCGGATTTCTACCTTCTCGACGAGCGGGTAGTCCAGGATCTGAACGCCCTCACCGAACAACATTTGTTCTTACGCGGCGTGATCCCCAGCCTTGGATATCGGCGGCGGACCGTGCCCTTTACCGCCGGCGACAGGTCGACCGGGCAGTCTTCCTATAGCTTGAAAAAAATGCTGCGCCTTGCCCGTGACGGCGTCCTGTCGACAAGCGTGAAACCGCTGCGGATCGGCGTTTTGTTGTCGAGCCTCGTGGGCGGCGCCGCGGCGCTTTACGCCGCCTATGCCCTTCTCGTGGCGCTCCGCGGCGAGGCCCTGCCGGGCTGGACCTCGATCATTTTGGTGGTGTCCGTGATCGGGGCCATGCAGCTTTTGACCTTAGGGATCATCGGTGAGTATCTCGGCCGGGTCCTGGCCGAGGCCAGGGGCCGCCCTTCCTTCTTGATCGCCGATGACAGTCTCGACGCCGATCGCCATGTCGCCGCCCTCAGCGATGAGCCGTCCGGTCGGGAGGATGGTCCCTTTCGCGTTGAGGATGGGTCGTGA
- the tig gene encoding trigger factor yields the protein MNVTEKSAEGLSREFHVVIPQTHLSTRLDAKLEEVKGQVHLKGFRPGKAPLSFLKKMYGKGMMSELIQEEMAAAQEKAFGDAKIRPAMPPHPHFEDGIIEKVIEGDADLEYDIHVEVLPDFEPIAIDGLSFQKKVTEVPDDEVDEELKKIAEQNTQYAARDEGAAAENGDQLEIDFVGKIDGEPFDGGAGEYVPIVLGSQSFIPGFEEQLLGVTAGEEKTITVTFPEEYGAPHLAGKEATFDITVHAVKAPKEATVDDQLAQSLGMEDLDQLKARVREQVEGRFETQSRLHLKRDILDLLDEQHEFDLPPGMVEAEFNQIWSQVENVERDEEDKEKSEDDLKADYRKIAERRVRLGLVLAEIGKEANVTVPDQDLQRQIQMQAMQAGVPVQQVIEFLQQNPAALAQIRAPLFEDKVIDHIIEKAEISETTVSREELMKDPGEDEPAPAAD from the coding sequence ATGAACGTCACTGAGAAGTCCGCTGAGGGGCTGAGCCGAGAATTCCACGTCGTCATCCCCCAGACGCATTTGTCCACACGCCTCGATGCCAAGCTCGAGGAAGTGAAAGGCCAGGTTCATCTGAAAGGATTTCGACCGGGAAAGGCGCCGCTGTCTTTCCTGAAGAAGATGTACGGCAAGGGCATGATGTCCGAACTGATCCAGGAAGAAATGGCTGCGGCGCAGGAAAAAGCCTTTGGCGACGCCAAGATCCGCCCCGCCATGCCGCCCCATCCGCACTTTGAAGACGGGATCATCGAGAAGGTCATCGAGGGCGATGCGGATCTTGAATATGACATCCACGTCGAGGTGCTTCCCGACTTCGAGCCGATCGCCATCGACGGGCTGAGTTTCCAAAAGAAGGTGACGGAAGTTCCTGACGACGAAGTCGATGAGGAACTGAAGAAGATCGCCGAGCAGAATACCCAATATGCGGCCCGTGACGAAGGCGCCGCGGCCGAGAATGGCGACCAGCTCGAAATCGACTTTGTCGGCAAAATCGATGGCGAGCCCTTTGACGGCGGAGCGGGCGAATATGTCCCCATCGTGCTGGGCTCCCAATCCTTCATTCCTGGGTTTGAGGAGCAATTGCTCGGGGTAACGGCCGGCGAGGAAAAGACCATCACCGTCACCTTCCCCGAAGAATACGGGGCGCCGCACCTGGCGGGCAAAGAGGCCACTTTCGACATCACCGTCCATGCGGTGAAAGCGCCGAAGGAGGCGACGGTCGACGATCAACTCGCCCAGTCCCTCGGTATGGAGGACCTCGACCAATTAAAGGCGCGGGTGCGCGAGCAAGTGGAAGGCCGGTTCGAGACTCAGTCGCGCCTTCACCTCAAACGCGATATTCTGGACCTGCTTGATGAACAGCACGAATTCGACCTGCCCCCGGGCATGGTCGAGGCGGAGTTCAACCAGATCTGGTCACAGGTTGAGAATGTCGAGCGGGACGAGGAGGACAAGGAAAAGTCCGAGGACGATCTGAAAGCTGACTATCGCAAGATTGCCGAGCGTCGGGTCCGCCTTGGTCTTGTCCTGGCCGAAATCGGCAAGGAAGCGAACGTCACCGTGCCCGATCAGGACCTTCAGCGGCAAATTCAGATGCAAGCCATGCAGGCTGGCGTTCCGGTGCAGCAAGTGATCGAGTTCCTGCAGCAGAACCCCGCCGCCCTGGCCCAGATCCGCGCGCCGCTGTTCGAGGACAAGGTCATCGACCACATTATCGAGAAAGCGGAGATTTCCGAGACGACGGTCAGCCGTGAGGAATTGATGAAGGATCCCGGCGAAGACGAGCCGGCACCGGCGGCGGACTAA
- a CDS encoding potassium transporter TrkG, giving the protein MRIGPVLRFTAYAHFGIATAMLPAALLSALAADGSLGGYVIGLFASVTVAVLCLSADRGYDPRPMVRNGLRELLLALVIAWTFLPLAASIPLMVDGETLGDAWFEAVSALTTTGGWLSDPIARSTAYDVIYRASLQWLGGLISLATAAAVFVRPEFIGVSTIVPPFARGESGSFLRAFDHAFRAFLPVYVGLTLGGGVAFVLVGVPVIDSFAMAMSLIATGGFIPAANGIGAYPDGAVYVAATMMLLGAVNFLLISGMLLGRARRLGAAGDKETLAFLAVLPFVALLFWVATGAGDLDRLGAQAFNAISLLSTNGPTLGEVPPLTPLLVSAVIGGAAVSTAGGIKILRWMVAIRRTGDELWRITHPGAVLGRPSEPNELGIWIHTMAFALLLAAVVLTVAFYGHSLEVSAATAVAVLANVGPIVEYAPLMTADYRIFDPSLRVLLVFAMISGRLELVVFLMMLSRRFWMG; this is encoded by the coding sequence ATGCGTATCGGTCCCGTTCTCCGCTTCACCGCCTATGCGCATTTCGGCATTGCGACGGCCATGTTGCCTGCCGCCCTTCTTTCGGCGCTGGCGGCGGACGGATCGCTTGGCGGATACGTTATTGGCCTTTTTGCCTCGGTGACGGTCGCAGTTCTCTGCCTGTCCGCCGATCGCGGATATGATCCAAGACCGATGGTCAGAAACGGCCTGCGAGAGCTTCTTTTGGCGCTGGTGATCGCTTGGACGTTCTTACCGCTCGCGGCCTCGATCCCTTTGATGGTGGATGGCGAAACCTTAGGCGATGCATGGTTCGAAGCGGTGTCGGCCCTCACCACGACCGGGGGGTGGTTGTCCGACCCCATTGCGCGATCCACCGCCTATGACGTGATCTACCGCGCCTCGTTACAATGGCTTGGCGGCCTCATCTCATTGGCGACGGCGGCCGCGGTATTCGTGCGGCCCGAATTCATCGGGGTCTCAACCATTGTCCCGCCTTTCGCGCGCGGGGAGAGTGGGTCGTTCCTGCGCGCGTTCGACCATGCCTTCCGCGCCTTTCTCCCGGTCTATGTCGGGCTGACCCTGGGGGGTGGGGTGGCGTTTGTGCTCGTCGGTGTCCCGGTGATCGACAGTTTTGCCATGGCGATGAGCTTGATTGCGACGGGGGGCTTCATCCCCGCCGCAAACGGGATTGGCGCCTATCCCGATGGGGCCGTCTATGTCGCCGCGACGATGATGCTGCTCGGGGCCGTGAATTTCCTCCTCATTTCCGGGATGTTGCTGGGCCGAGCACGTCGTTTGGGCGCAGCCGGGGACAAGGAAACCCTGGCGTTCCTCGCGGTCTTGCCGTTTGTCGCCTTGCTCTTTTGGGTGGCGACCGGTGCCGGGGATCTCGACCGGTTGGGCGCCCAGGCGTTCAACGCGATTTCTCTTCTGTCGACCAATGGGCCCACTTTGGGCGAAGTGCCGCCCCTCACGCCGCTGCTCGTCAGCGCGGTGATCGGGGGCGCGGCGGTGTCGACGGCGGGGGGGATAAAAATTCTAAGATGGATGGTCGCCATTCGTCGCACGGGAGATGAGCTGTGGCGGATCACTCACCCCGGGGCGGTTCTGGGGCGGCCTTCCGAGCCGAACGAGCTTGGCATCTGGATCCATACGATGGCGTTTGCGCTACTCTTGGCGGCGGTGGTGCTCACCGTCGCCTTTTACGGCCATTCCCTCGAAGTTTCCGCCGCCACAGCCGTGGCCGTCCTCGCCAATGTCGGGCCGATTGTCGAATACGCGCCGCTGATGACCGCCGATTATCGGATCTTCGATCCCAGCCTTCGTGTTCTGCTGGTTTTCGCCATGATCTCGGGGCGTTTGGAGCTTGTGGTGTTCCTCATGATGCTCAGTCGACGATTCTGGATGGGATAA
- a CDS encoding 50S ribosomal protein L11 methyltransferase, whose product MSDTVVLTWSGSETALQSLEQGLTHILYPPAEAVSLTKDDPTSDDAESGWRLEAYFALPPDLDQIAALTAPLPLDPWEEELLEDRDWVSHALEGLGIVKAGAFVLFGRHDADKVNAEDGLPLQIEANRAFGTGHHPTTAGCLEALTALAKGEPRRLLDLGTGSGVLAIAARRLFPEARIVATDIDAPSVAIAAENAALNKAPGIVFLEATGVPQEVAEEGPFDIILANILAEPLISLAPALAAALAPTGQIVLAGLLDRQEDGVTAAYGREGLTLKGRFDGGTPTWPTLLLSARSGG is encoded by the coding sequence ATGAGCGACACGGTGGTCCTGACATGGTCGGGCAGCGAAACGGCCCTCCAGTCCCTCGAACAGGGGCTGACCCATATCCTTTATCCCCCTGCCGAAGCCGTATCGCTGACAAAAGACGACCCCACGTCAGACGATGCGGAAAGTGGCTGGCGATTGGAGGCGTATTTCGCGCTTCCCCCCGATCTCGACCAGATCGCCGCACTGACCGCGCCTCTCCCCCTCGACCCCTGGGAGGAGGAGCTGCTTGAGGACCGGGATTGGGTGTCCCACGCGCTGGAAGGCTTGGGCATCGTCAAGGCCGGCGCCTTTGTGCTGTTCGGTCGCCACGATGCGGACAAGGTCAATGCCGAAGACGGACTGCCGCTTCAGATCGAGGCCAATCGCGCCTTTGGAACCGGTCACCATCCGACCACGGCAGGCTGCCTCGAGGCTCTCACGGCGCTCGCGAAAGGCGAACCACGGCGCCTTCTCGACCTCGGCACGGGGTCGGGGGTGTTGGCCATCGCCGCCCGTCGGTTATTCCCCGAAGCGCGCATCGTCGCCACGGATATCGACGCGCCCTCGGTGGCGATCGCGGCTGAGAACGCGGCGCTCAATAAGGCGCCGGGCATTGTTTTTCTCGAAGCCACTGGGGTGCCCCAAGAGGTGGCGGAGGAAGGGCCTTTTGATATCATCCTCGCCAATATTCTCGCCGAGCCTTTGATCAGCCTAGCACCTGCCCTTGCCGCGGCCCTCGCCCCCACAGGACAGATCGTTCTGGCGGGATTACTGGATCGGCAGGAAGACGGTGTGACGGCCGCCTATGGCCGCGAAGGGCTTACCCTCAAAGGCCGCTTCGACGGCGGGACGCCGACATGGCCGACCCTCCTCCTCTCTGCCCGCTCCGGAGGATGA
- the hflX gene encoding GTPase HflX: MDFLDEPPKREGSLHHAIVIHPDWSRAGTVSRTASQRLDEVVGLTAAIGLKVTDALGVGLQDIRPATYFGTGKVKEIGELIDNADPSPGLVVVNTQLTPVQHRNLERAWQAKVLDRTALILEIFGERAQTKEGRLQVDLAHLTYQRSRLVRSWTHLERQRGGAGFLGGPGERQIEADRRVLAGKIDRLKAQLEQVRRTRTLQRAKRKRAPHPVIALVGYTNAGKSSLFNRMTGAGVTAQDLLFATLDPTMRAVDLPGVGRAILSDTVGFISDLPTDLVAAFRATLEEVLEADILLHVRDISHSEHEAQRLDVLSVLGELGIDEDSPQQVIEVWNKIDLLSPDDQHTAVLTAAHRSTFAEATLLSPLVSAVSAHSGEGLEGLFGAIDHLLTQDYTLFHVRLGPADGAADAWLHAHGDIREIVETGEVGHRVISVRLSEKSAGQFRSRFAGLSLASKVDDESFTAMAGFRA; the protein is encoded by the coding sequence GTGGATTTTCTGGACGAGCCCCCCAAACGAGAAGGTTCGCTCCATCATGCCATCGTCATTCACCCCGATTGGAGCCGCGCAGGCACTGTTTCCCGCACCGCAAGCCAGCGTCTCGATGAGGTCGTTGGCCTGACCGCTGCCATTGGACTCAAAGTGACCGACGCCCTAGGCGTGGGTCTTCAGGATATCCGCCCGGCGACCTATTTCGGGACAGGCAAGGTTAAGGAAATCGGGGAGTTGATCGACAATGCCGATCCCTCCCCCGGCCTAGTGGTCGTCAATACCCAGTTGACGCCGGTTCAGCACCGCAATCTTGAGCGGGCTTGGCAGGCCAAGGTCCTCGACCGAACCGCGCTGATCCTCGAAATTTTCGGGGAGCGGGCGCAGACCAAAGAGGGACGCCTGCAAGTCGATCTGGCGCATTTGACCTATCAGCGGTCTCGGCTGGTCCGGTCCTGGACCCACCTTGAACGTCAGCGCGGCGGCGCGGGCTTTCTTGGGGGGCCGGGGGAGCGGCAGATCGAGGCGGACCGCCGGGTTCTGGCGGGGAAAATTGACCGGCTGAAGGCGCAGCTGGAACAGGTGCGCCGGACCCGAACCCTGCAACGGGCGAAGCGCAAAAGGGCCCCCCATCCCGTCATCGCCCTGGTCGGTTATACCAATGCCGGAAAGTCGAGCCTGTTCAATCGGATGACTGGGGCGGGGGTGACGGCGCAGGATCTCCTCTTTGCCACCCTCGACCCCACCATGCGGGCGGTCGATCTGCCCGGCGTGGGGCGCGCCATTTTGTCCGATACGGTGGGGTTCATCTCCGATCTGCCGACGGATCTGGTTGCCGCTTTCCGGGCGACGCTTGAGGAAGTTCTCGAGGCGGACATCCTGCTTCACGTCCGCGATATTTCCCATTCGGAGCATGAGGCCCAGCGTCTCGACGTTCTTTCCGTCCTGGGGGAGCTGGGCATCGATGAGGACAGTCCCCAGCAGGTGATCGAGGTCTGGAACAAGATTGACCTCCTTAGTCCCGATGATCAGCATACAGCAGTACTCACGGCAGCGCACCGATCGACATTCGCGGAGGCAACGCTCTTGTCTCCACTCGTCAGTGCCGTGAGTGCGCATAGCGGAGAGGGGCTTGAGGGTCTGTTCGGCGCGATCGACCATCTCTTGACCCAGGATTACACCCTGTTTCACGTACGGCTTGGACCTGCGGATGGGGCTGCGGATGCCTGGCTCCATGCCCATGGGGACATTCGCGAAATCGTCGAGACCGGCGAGGTCGGTCATCGCGTGATCAGTGTCCGGTTATCGGAGAAATCAGCCGGCCAATTCCGATCGCGGTTCGCGGGTCTGTCGCTCGCAAGCAAGGTCGATGACGAGAGCTTCACGGCCATGGCCGGCTTTCGCGCCTAG
- the hfq gene encoding RNA chaperone Hfq: protein MMTEKKQGLQDIFLNQARKSKTFLTIFLVNGVKLQGTISWFDNFCLLLKRDGQAQLVYKHAVSTIMPSEPLDLRIDEDGDD from the coding sequence ATAATGACTGAGAAAAAACAAGGCCTTCAAGATATTTTCCTCAACCAAGCTCGGAAGTCGAAAACGTTTTTGACCATCTTTTTGGTCAATGGCGTGAAGCTTCAAGGAACAATTAGCTGGTTCGACAATTTCTGTTTGCTGCTAAAACGTGATGGGCAAGCCCAACTCGTGTATAAACACGCGGTATCGACGATAATGCCGAGCGAACCCCTCGATCTGCGGATCGACGAAGACGGAGACGATTGA
- a CDS encoding alkaline phosphatase, with protein sequence MVLAVIAASALAMQSASVSPAGPTDWVAQGEAALEAAKAVTPRVGRAKNAILFIADGMDVTTITAGRILAGQQQGKLGEDHVLAFETLPFTALSKTYTTNMQTADSAGTATAMLSGHKTKSGVINVDQTVPRGDCAAAEGKALTSLMHVAAATDRQVGVVSTARLTHATPATVYASSADRNWEADRDLPEEADGCTDIATQLITAAQSFPIRVALGGGRRNFLPQSSVDPEYDDKTGAREDGRNLTAEWTAIAPGYLYVWNAEQFGALSPTEEGAVLGLFEPSHMNYAVDRQDDAAGEPSLSEMTSFAIDKLSQHEEGYFLLVEGGRIDHAHHAGNAARALNDLIAFDAAIETALQKVDLDETLIIVTADHGHTLVLQGYPHRGNPILGLVRSVNGAGAPIDTPFPGGDGKPYTTLVYGNGPGSPFARPSSDQAIERQFVTDDEAQAIDYRQQSIVPGGSETHGGQDVTIHAVGPQAHLIRGTVEQNYIYYVIRDALTYQAE encoded by the coding sequence ATGGTTCTTGCCGTTATCGCCGCTTCCGCTCTCGCCATGCAATCGGCCAGCGTGTCCCCCGCCGGTCCGACCGATTGGGTCGCCCAGGGCGAGGCTGCTCTTGAAGCGGCGAAAGCGGTGACGCCAAGGGTCGGTCGGGCGAAAAACGCCATATTGTTCATTGCCGATGGTATGGATGTCACGACCATTACGGCGGGGCGGATCCTAGCCGGACAACAGCAAGGGAAGCTGGGCGAGGACCATGTGCTCGCCTTCGAGACGCTGCCCTTCACCGCCCTCTCCAAGACCTATACGACCAATATGCAAACGGCGGACAGTGCGGGGACCGCCACAGCGATGTTGAGCGGGCACAAGACCAAGTCCGGCGTCATCAATGTCGACCAGACCGTCCCACGGGGCGATTGCGCCGCAGCGGAGGGGAAGGCGTTGACCTCCCTAATGCATGTAGCCGCGGCAACCGATCGACAGGTCGGGGTGGTCAGTACAGCGCGCTTGACCCATGCGACCCCCGCCACCGTTTATGCGTCCAGCGCCGATCGAAATTGGGAAGCCGATCGCGACCTCCCCGAAGAGGCGGACGGCTGCACCGATATTGCGACGCAATTGATCACTGCCGCACAGTCTTTTCCGATCCGCGTAGCGTTGGGCGGTGGACGGCGCAATTTCCTGCCGCAATCCTCCGTCGACCCTGAATATGACGACAAGACCGGGGCACGCGAAGACGGTCGCAATCTGACGGCTGAATGGACGGCAATCGCTCCGGGTTATCTCTATGTGTGGAACGCAGAGCAGTTCGGTGCCCTGTCCCCCACCGAAGAGGGCGCCGTCCTGGGCCTCTTTGAACCTAGCCACATGAATTACGCCGTTGATCGTCAAGACGATGCCGCGGGGGAACCCTCACTGAGCGAAATGACAAGCTTCGCCATCGACAAGCTGTCACAGCATGAAGAGGGATATTTCCTTTTGGTCGAAGGGGGGCGGATCGACCACGCCCACCATGCCGGCAATGCCGCCCGCGCGCTGAACGATCTTATCGCCTTTGATGCGGCCATCGAGACCGCCCTGCAAAAGGTCGATCTCGACGAGACACTCATCATCGTGACGGCAGATCACGGACACACTTTGGTGCTTCAAGGCTACCCCCACCGCGGGAACCCCATCCTTGGCCTGGTGCGGAGCGTAAACGGCGCTGGGGCGCCCATCGACACACCTTTTCCCGGCGGGGACGGAAAGCCCTATACGACCCTCGTTTATGGTAATGGTCCGGGGTCGCCCTTTGCCCGCCCCTCCTCCGACCAGGCGATTGAGCGCCAGTTCGTGACCGATGACGAGGCGCAGGCCATCGACTATCGTCAGCAATCCATCGTGCCTGGGGGGTCCGAGACCCATGGCGGCCAGGACGTGACGATCCATGCGGTCGGGCCTCAGGCGCATTTGATCCGCGGAACGGTCGAACAGAACTACATCTATTACGTCATTCGAGACGCCCTGACCTATCAGGCCGAGTAA
- a CDS encoding DUF3299 domain-containing protein — MKFALIPMLVLSLALQEVPRSINWGALVPAGDEAASAGDPTEISHDTVGKQSGSDRPVRSLDGEYIRMPGFMLPLDYTEEGMVTAFLLVPYYGACIHVPPPPPNQIVFVKTEASPVRSKGLWDPVWVTGTLLVAPYDNDLGDAAYTLTLDKIEPYTED, encoded by the coding sequence ATGAAGTTTGCCCTGATCCCGATGCTTGTCCTTTCCTTGGCCCTTCAGGAGGTCCCCCGATCGATCAATTGGGGCGCGCTTGTCCCCGCCGGGGATGAGGCGGCAAGTGCCGGCGACCCAACCGAAATTTCTCACGATACGGTGGGGAAGCAGTCTGGATCGGATCGTCCGGTCCGTTCGCTTGATGGTGAATATATCAGGATGCCGGGGTTCATGTTGCCCCTCGACTACACCGAAGAAGGCATGGTCACGGCCTTTCTCCTCGTGCCATATTACGGGGCGTGCATCCATGTCCCACCGCCCCCACCGAACCAGATCGTTTTTGTGAAAACCGAGGCTTCGCCCGTCCGGTCGAAAGGGTTGTGGGATCCCGTGTGGGTGACCGGGACCTTGCTCGTGGCCCCCTATGACAATGATTTGGGCGACGCGGCCTACACCCTCACCCTCGACAAAATTGAACCCTATACTGAGGATTGA